The Sphingosinicella flava genome includes the window CAGATGAGCGGCGAACGGATTTTCACGGCCTGGATGCCCAGTTCGTCGATCTTGAGCGCCGCCGGTTCGTCGATCAGCGTGCCTTCCCGGGCGATGACGTCGCCCGTCTTGCTGTCGACGATATCCTCGGACGGGGTACGGCCCAGGATACGCTCGCCCAAGGAGGCGATGGTCGCGCCGCCCTGAACGATCGCCCGCATTTCGAGTGCGTTGGAGGTCTTGCAATCCTCCTCGACGATCACGCAATCCTGGCTGACGTCGACGAGACGGCGGGTCAGGTAACCCGAGTTCGCCGTCTTGAGCGCCGTGTCTGCCAGACCCTTGCGGGCACCGTGGGTCGAGTTGAAATATTCGAGGACGGTGAGGCCTTCCTTGAAGTTCGAGATGATCGGCGTTTCGATGATCTCGCCCGACGGCTTGGCCATGAGGCCGCGCATACCGGCAAGCTGCTTCATCTGGGCCTGCGAACCACGGGCACCCGAATGCGCCATCATGTAGATGGAGTTGATCGGGGCCATGCGGCCATTCTCGTCCTTCGGCTGCGCCTTGATCTTGTCCATCATGGCGTTCGCGACCTGGTCGCCGCACCGGCTCCAGGCGTCGATCACCTTGTTATACTTTTCCTGCTGGGTGATCAGGCCGTCCTGATACTGCTGCTCATAATCCTTCACGAGCGCGCGGGTCTCGTCGACCAGCCCTTCCTTCTCGTGCGGGATGATCATGTCGTCCTTGCCGAACGAAATGCCGGCGCGGAAGGCGTGACGGAAGCCAAGCTGCATGATCGCGTCGGCGAACAGCACGGTCTCCTTCTGCCCCGTGTGGCGATAGACCTCGTCGATCACGTCGCCGATGTCCTTCTTGGTGAGAAGGCGGTTGACGGTTTCAAACGGCACCTTGTGGCTCTTCGGCAGCGTCTCGCCGAGCAGCATGCGGCCTGGCGTCGTTTCGAAGCGCTTCATGTAGGTGTTGCCGTTTTCGTCCGTCTGCGGAACGCGGCTGACGATCTTCGAGTGCAGGGTGACGGCACCGGCGTTCAGGGCCTGGTGGACCTCCTGCATGTCGCTGAGCAGCGACCCTTCGCCCGGCTCACCCTCACGCTCGAGGCTGAGATAATAGAGGCCGAGGACCATGTCCTGCGAGGGAACGATGATCGGCTTGCCGTTGGCGGGCGACAGGATGTTGTTGGTCGACATCATCAGGACGCGCGCTTCGAGCTGCGCCTCGAGGCTCAGCGGAACGTGCACGGCCATCTGGTCGCCGTCGAAGTCGGCGTTGAAGGCGGCGCAGACGAGCGGGTGAAGCTGGATCGCCTTGCCCTCGATCAGCACCGGCTCGAACGCCTGGATGCCGAGGCGGTGGAGCGTCGGCGCGCGGTTGAGGAGCACCGGATGCTCGCGAATGACTTCGTCGAGGATGTCCCAGACTTCCTTGCGCTCCTTCTCCACCCACTTCTTCGCCTGCTTGAGGGTCATCGAGAGACCCTTGGCGTCGAGGCGCGAGTAGATGAACGGCTTGAACAGCTCGAGCGCCATCTTCTTCGGCAGGCCGCACTGGTGGAGCTTCAGTTCCGGACCGGTCACGATGACCGAACGGCCCGAATAGTCGACGCGCTTGCCGAGCAGGTTCTGGCGGAAGCGGCCCTGCTTGCCCTTCAGCATGTCGGACAGCGACTTCAGCGGACGCTTGTTGGCGCCCGTGATGGTGCGGCCGCGACGGCCATTGTCGAACAGGGCGTCCACGGCCTCCTGCAACATGCGCTTTTCGTTGCGGACGATGATGTCCGGCGCGCGCAGCTCCATCAGCCGCTTCAGGCGGTTGTTGCGGTTGATGACGCGGCGGTAGAGGTCGTTCAGATCCGACGTCGCGAAACGGCCGCCGTCGAGCGGCACCAGCGGGCGCAGTTCGGGGGGGATGACCGGAACGACGTCCAGGATCATCCATTCCGGACGGTTGCCGGATTCGAGGAAGCTTTCGACGACCTTCAGGCGCTTGATGATCTTCTTGGGCTTCAACTCCGACTTGGTGGTCGCGAGCTCTTCCAGCAGATCCTTGCGCTCGCCTTCGAGGTCGAGGTCCATCAGCATCTGCTTGACGGCTTCGGCGCCGATGCCGGCGGAGAAGGCGTCTTCGCCATATTCGTCCTGCGCCTCGATCAGCTCGTCCTCGGTGAGGAGCTGATACTTTTCGAGCGGGGTGAGGCCCGGTTCGATGACGACATAGGATTCGAAGTAGAGGACGCGCTCAAGCTGCTTCAGCTGCATGTCGAGCAGCAGGCCGATGCGGCTCGGCAGCGACTTCAGGAACCAGATGTGGGCAACCGGCGCGGCGAGTTCGATATGACCCATGCGTTCGCGGCGGACCTTCGACACGGTCACTTCCACGCCGCACTTTTCGCAGACGATGCCCTTATATTTCATGCGCTTGTACTTGCCGCACAAGCATTCGTAATCCTTGATCGGACCGAAGATGCGCGCGCAGAACAGGCCGTCGCGTTCCGGCTTGAACGTGCGGTAGTTGATCGTTTCCGGCTTCTTGATCTCGCCGAACGACCATGAACGGATGCGCTCCGGCGAGGCGATGCCGATCTTAATCTGGTCGAACGTCTCCGGCTTGGCGACCGGGTTTGCGAAGTTGGTCAGTTCATTCATGTCGTTTCTCTTCCTTTAGCCCCTCTCCCCTTTGCGGGAGAGGGAGGGCCCCACCGCCGTGGCGGTGGGAGGGAGAGGGGAGTGAGGCCGAAACCCCTCTCCCCAACCCCTCTCCCGCAAGGGGAGAGGGGCTAGAGTTCAGTTATTCCGCCGCCTCGGCCAGATCGTCATCGTCCGCGAGGCTGTTGAGCTCCACGTTGAGGCCCAGCGAGCGCATTTCCTTGACGAGCACGTTGAAGCTCTCCGGAATACCGGCTTCGAACGTGTCGTCGCCCTTGACGATTGCTTCGTAGACCTTGGTACGGCCGATCACGTCGTCCGACTTCACGGTCAGCATTTCCTGGAGCGTATAGGCGGCGCCGTAAGCCTGGAGCGCCCACACTTCCATTTCGCCGAAACGCTGTCCGCCGAACTGCGCCTTGCCGCCCAGCGGCTGCTGGGTGACGAGGCTGTACGGGCCGATCGAACGGGCGTGGATCTTGTCGTCGACAAGGTGGTGGAGCTTCAGCATGTAGATATAGCCCACGGTCACCTTGCGGTCGAACGCTTCGCCGGTACGGCCGTCGTAAAGCGTCACCTGGCCGCTTTCGTCGAGGCCCGCCTTGGCGAGCATCGCCGAGACGTCCGCTTCCTTGGCGCCGTCGAACACCGGCGTGCCCATCGGAACGCCGTTCACGAGGTTCGACGCGAGTTCCATCACCTCGTCCTCGTCGCGGGCGTCGATCTCGGCGTGATAATGATCGCCGTAGATGTCCTTCAGCTTGGCACGAACCGCCGTCACGTCGCCGGACGCAATGTCCTTGCCCTTGTGATGGATGTCCTCGAGCATGCCCGCAATCTGGCGGCCAAGGCCGCGCGCGGCCCAGCCGAGGTGCGTTTCGAAGATCTGGCCGACGTTCATACGCGACGGCACGCCGAGCGGATTGAGGACGATGTCGGCATGCGTTCCGTCTTCGAGGAACGGCATGTCCTCGATCGGCAGGATGCGCGAGATGACGCCCTTGTTGCCGTGGCGGCCGGCCATTTTGTCGCCCGGCTGCAGCTTGCGCTTCACCGCAACGAAGACCTTGACCATCTTCAAGACGCCCGGCGGCAGCTCGTCGCCGCGCTCCAGCTTCTCGATGCGGTCCTCAAGGCGGCGTTTGATGACGCCTTCGGCTTCGTCGAACTGGGTACGAACGGCTTCGAGATCGCCCTGAACCTTGTCGTCGGCGACGGCGAACTTCCACCATTCGTGACGCTCGACGCTGTCCAGCAGATCCTGGTCGATCGCGCTGCCCTTCTTGATGCCCTTCGGCGCCGCGGCGGCCGTCTGGCCGAGCAGCATGTCCTTCAGGCGCGAATAAGTGGCACGGCGGAGGATCGAGCGTTCGTCCTCGGCATCCTTGCGCAGACGATCCTTTTCCTCGGCCTGGATGGCGCGGGTGCGGTCGTCGATGTCGATGCCGTGACGGTTGAAGACGCGCACGTCGACGATCGTACCGGCAACGCCCGGCGGCAGGCGAAGCGAGGTGTCGCGCACGTCGCTGGCCTTTTCGCCGAAGATGGCGCGGAGGAGCTTTTCTTCCGGCGTCATCGGGCTTTCGCCCTTCGGCGTGATCTTGCCGACCAGAATGTCGCCTGGCTCCACTTCGGCGCCGATATAGACGATGCCCGCCTCGTCGAGGTTGCGGAGCGCTTCCTCGCCGACGTTCGGAATGTCGCGGGTGATGTCTTCCGGCCCGAGCTTCGTGTCGCGCGCCATCACTTCGAATTCCTCGATGTGGATCGAGGTGAAGACGTCGTCCTTCACGATGCGTTCGGAAATGAGGATCGAGTCCTCATAATTGTAGCCGTTCCACGGCATGAACGCGACGAGCACGTTGCGGCCGAGGGCGAGCTCGCCAAGCTCCGTCGAGGGGCCGTCGGCAATGACGTCGCCCGCATTCACCACGTCGCCCACCTTCACCAGCGGACGCTGGTTGATGCAGGTCGACTGGTTCGAACGCTGGAACTTCATGAGCGTGTAGATGTCGACACCCGACTTGCCGGCTTCGACTTCGCCCGTGGCGCGGATCACGATGCGCGACGCGTCGACCTGGTCGACGATGCCGCCGCGCTTGGCGGCGATCGCGGCACCCGAGTCGCGCGCAACCGTCTCTTCCATGCCGGTGCCGACGAACGGCGCCTCGGCGCGGACGAGCGGCACGGCCTGACGCTGCATGTTCGATCCCATGAGCGCGCGGTTGGCGTCGTCATTCTCGAGGAACGGGATGAGCGACGCGGCGACCGAGACGAGCTGCTTGGGGCTGACGTCCATCAGCGTGATGTGGTCGCGCGGGACCATCAGGAATTCGCCGGCCTGACGGGCGGAAACGAGATCCTCAGTAAAGCGGCCTTCGGCATCCAGATCGGCGTTGGCCTGCGCGATCGTGTGCTTCGCCTCTTCCATCGCCGACAGATAGACGACTTCGTTCGTCACCTTATTGTCGATGACCTTGCGATACGGCGTCTCGATGAAGCCATATTTGTTGACCCGGCTGAAGCTCGCCAGCGAGTTGATGAGGCCGATATTCGGGCCTTCCGGCGTTTCGATCGGACAGATACGGCCATAATGGGTGACGTGAACGTCGCGGACCTCGAAGCCCGCGCGCTCGCGGGTGAGGCCGCCCGGCCCGAGCGCCGACACGCGGCGCTTGTGCGTCACTTCCGACAGCGGGTTGGTCTGATCCATGAACTGCGACAGCTGCGAGGAGCCGAAGAATTCGCGGACCGCGGCCACGGCCGGCTTCGCATTGATGAGGTCGTTCGGCATGACGGTCGACACATCGACGGACGACATGCGCTCCTTCACCGCGCGCTCCATGCGGAGCAGGCCGACGCGATACTGGTTCTCGAGCAATTCGCCCACCGAACGGACGCGGCGGTTGCCGAGATTGTCGATGTCGTCGATCTCGCCCTTGCCGTCCTTCAGGTTCACCAGTTCCTTGACGACCGCGACGATGTCTTCGGTGCGGAGCGTGGTGATCGTGTCCTCGGCATCGAGGCCGAGGCGCATGTTAAGCTTGACGCGGCCAACGGCCGACAGGTCGTAGCGCTCCGGATCGAAGAACAGGCCGGCGAACAGGGCTTCGGCGGTTTCCTTCGTCGGCGGTTCGCCGGGGCGCATGACGCGGTAGATGTCGGACAGCGCGCTGTCGCGGTCTTCCGACTTGTCCGCCTTCAGCGTGTTGCGCATCCAAGCGCCGGTATTGGTATGATCGATGTCGAGCAGCTCGAGACGGTCGATGCCCGCCTTGTCGAGCTTCTCGAGGTTCTCAGGAGAAACCTCGTCGCCGGCCTCGATATAGATCTCGCCGGTCTTCTCGTTGATGAGGTCATAGGCCGAATAGCGACCGAAAATCTCTTCGGTCGGGATGACGAGGCTGGTGAGCCCGTCCTTGCCGGCCTTGTTGGCGGCGCGCGGCGTGATTTTCTGGCCCGCCGGGAACACCACCTCGCCGGTTTCGGCGTTGACGATGTCGAAAGCGGGCTTCTGGCCGCGCCATTGCTCGGCCACGAACGGAATCTGCCAGCCGTCCTTGCCGCGCACGAACGTGACGCGGTTGTAGAATGTGTTGAGGATTTCCTCGCTGGTGAGGCCAAGGGCGTGCAGCAGCGCCGTTACCGGCAGCTTGCGCTTGCGGTCGATGCGGACGTTGACGATGTCCTTGGCGTCGAATTCGAAATCGAGCCAGGAGCCGCGATAGGGGATGACGCGCGCGGCAAAGAGATATTTGCCCGAAGCGTGGGTCTTGCCGCGGTCATGATCGAACAGGACACCCGGCGAACGGTGCATCTGGCTGACGATGACGCGCTCCGTGCCGTTGACGATGAACGTGCCGTTCTTCGTCATCAGCGGCATGTCGCCCATATAGACGTCCTGCTCCTTGATATCGAGGACGGAGCGGGTTTCCGTATCCGGATCCACCTCGAACACGATGAGGCGCAGGGTGACGCGCATCGGGGCGGCATAGGTCATGCCGCGCTGGCGGCACTCGTCAGTGTCGTATTTCGGCTCTTCAAGCTCGTAATGAACGAAATCCAGCTCGGCGGTGCCGGCGAAGTCGCGGATCGGGAAGACCGAGCGCAGCGTCTTTTCCAGGCCCGACACATAGCCGTCCTGCGGCCGCGAGCGGAGGAATTGTTCGTAGCTGTCGCGCTGAACCTCGATGAGGTTCGGCATTTCGCTGACTTCGTGGATATTGCCGAAGATCTTGCGGATCCGCTTGGACGCGGAAACCCGAGTCTCCGCCGCCGGTGCTGCCTTGGTCGCCATGAAAAATTTCGCCTCGTTCCGTCGAAACAGGTGCGCTGAAAACGCAAAAAGCCGCGCTTTTCCAACGAAAAGGCAGCTTCAAGCGTCTAAGGAACCACAAGGCCGATCAATGCTTTGAACATGCTGCGCGACGGCATGTCCTGTTCCGAAAGGCTGTGGTGATGGCAGGCATGTAGGGAAAGGCTGTTGGAAAGTCAACTTTTCGGCTGTTGTTGTCCGCGCGTCGTCTCTTGCAGCCGCACCAGTCCTTCTCCGGTCATCTGAGTCTAGTCAGGTGTGATCCTGGAGAGGTTTATTCAGGATCAATCGGTAAGAAGAGAAGTGAGGTAAGTGAGATTCCAGCTTTCGCTGGAATGACGTGAGATCTAAAATTGGAATGTCATTCCAGCGAAAGCTGGAATCTCACTTACCTAAATCTTATCCGATCAATCCACTTTCAAGCGCACGAACGCCATCGCGCCCGCCGGGTCGCCGTCGTAGAGCGGCTCCAGCGCCGCGGGCACGAAATTGCGGGCGTAAAGGCCGCCGATGCCGAACTTCACGCTGGGTGCCACCTCGAAATCCCGGATCACGCCGATCGACGCCTTTCCGACCCGGTAGGTGTCGCCATGATGGCCATCTTCCGACAGCAATTCATCATTCTCGGTATATTCGGCACGGCCGAACAGGGTCCAGGCATTGAGGCCGACGGCGGTTTCGAGGACGAGCGCGTCGAGGCTGCCATGATCCTTGTCGCGGCGGCCCCAGGCGGCGGTCGCCGACCACCATTTCCCATCGCCGAGGTCGCGCGTGTAGATCCCGCTCGCCGACCAGCGGGTTTCATCCTCGCCGGGCTCCAGTTGTTCCGGGCTCTTGAGATCCGCCCAGCTCGCCTGAAGGGAGAGGTTGGCATTGGGGTTCCAGCTCAACCGCACTGCGGTGGAATCGAGCGGCGCCGTTTCGATGTCGTAGCGCTTCTCATCCGGCTCCCGGCCGTTGAAGCGGGAGGCTTCGATCTTCACGTTCCGATGCGTGATCCCCGCCGTGACCACGCCGAACGTGATATGGGTGGAATCGAGCCAATGATGGGTGATCGGCGCCTCCGGGCTGTCCATGATCGACATGCGGTGCATGAAGGCGGGCGGGCCAAAGGCGGGCTCGCCGGGAAGGCCGCCATAGAGATAGAGGCTGGTGTCCGGCGCGAGGGGCACGCTGTAGCTCGCCGACAATTCCATGAAGAAATCGTGCGGATGCTGGCGGTCGACGAGCGGCGTGACGCCGTCCGCAGTCTCGCCCGAGGCGAGAAGGAGGGGGTAGCCCGCCTTGCCCATGAAGGGATCGGGGCTCAGCATCGTGCGCAACTGAAGCGTGCCGGCGCCGAGCGGCCGCTGCGCCATGCCCATCACCATGCCGGACAGGAACGCCTTGTCGTCTCCGCGAGGACCGTCCTGGCTGCTATAGACGCCGTTCAGGAGGGCATGGCCCATCAGGGTCCACTCCCCGGCCCGCAGATGGACGCCGCCATGACGGGAAGCATCGGGCTGCCAGGCCGTACCGGAGGCCTCGCGGGATGAAGGGTAGGGGCCGAGCGCGCCGCGCATGGCATGGGCGGCGGCGGCATGGCCGTCATGACCTTCGGATTTCATGTCCTCGGCCATGTCATGATGGCGATGCGGCCCTGCCTCCTGTGTTTGCGGAGGGGTATGTCCGGCATGATCGTCCTGTCCGGCGGGCGGCGGGGCCGGCGCCGGAGCGGACGGTTGGGGCGCGGAAGGATGGGCGCCATGATCGTGCTGTTGGGCGAAGGCCGGCGCCGCCATCAAAGCGAGAAGAGACACGGAAAGCATCGAACGCATGGTGATCGTCCTCATATCGAAAGGTCAGTGACAGGCGCGGCCCAGGGCCTTGAGGCGCCAGTAATTATAGGGAAGCGGGGCAAGGAATCCGGCCAGCAGCATGATCGGCAAGACCCACCAGGTGAGCATCGCGCCGCCGGTCAAGAGCCAGTCGACGCCGTTCATCGCCGCTTCCATCGCGATCATCGAGATGAGCGACATGCCGATCGCGGTCTTGAAGGCGGTGCGCAACGCCATCTGGCGCGACAGGATGGCGGTTTCGAGCGCGATCGACGCGAGGATGCCGTTCAGCGTCGCGAGGATCATGATCGCCATGGTCGGCCAGGCGATGCCGGTCAGCTGGAAGAAGGCGATGGTTCCGAAGTCGCCGGCCGCGCAGCCGGTCAGACACCAGGCGGTGTTGACCGAGGCGCGGCGCCATGTGTGACGGCAATGCCAATGGAAATCGGGCAGGGCGGCGGCATGGGCCATGAGGTTGCTCCTTGATTCGGCGGCCATGGCGGGCGAAATAAGGCTTCCAGTAACTGGAAGGTCAAGACATTGCCGGGAATGACGATCGGACAGGCGGCCCAGGCGGCGGGATTGCCAGTAAAGACGGTGCGCTATTATGCCGATATCGGCCTGGTCGTGCCGGAGGGGCGCGCGGCGTCCGGCTATCGCATCTACGGCACGGTGGAAGTCGGGCGTCTCGCCTTCGTGCGGCGGGCGCGCGCCTTCGGTTTTTCGGTGGAGGAATGCGGGGAGCTGCTCGGCCTCTACCAGGATCCGGGGCGAGCCAGCGCGGAGGTGAAGCGGCTGGCCCTCACCCATTTGCGGACGATCGACGCGCGCCTCGGCGAATTGCAGCGCCTCCGCGACGAGCTTCAGCTGCTCGCCGATGCATGTGCGGGCGATGCGGGTGCCGATTGTCCGATATTGGGCGCCATCGCCGCAGGTTGAGCCGCCTCGGCCTTGAGAAACCGCATGATCGCATCCGCCGCGACGGGGCCGGTCGGCTTGTCCGCCGCGCCGAACGTGTCGCGAATATAATCGATCTGCCGTTGCCGGTAGCGTTCGTGGGTGCTGAACGCTTCCTCAAGCCCCGCCTCCAGATCATTCACATGGTCGATCACCGGCCCCATGTCCCAGAAACGGTAATTGGGGTCGCCCCGCCAGTCCGCCCCATGCGCGTTGAGGAACAGGCAAGGGCGGGGGCGGATCAGGAATTCGGCCGCCTGGCTGCTGACGTCGCCCAGATAGAGGTCCGCCCCCATCGTATAGGTCATATCCGCCGACGCGACGCTGCCAAGGTCGATCCGCATGTGCGGCAGCCGGTCGAAGCGCGCGAACGGCGCATATTTGTCGGGGCGCGGCGGGTAGAAGAGCCGGATGTGCGGCGCGAAGACCAGGTTGTAGCGATCGCTGCGCGCGAAATGATCGAGCACCTGTTGCCCCCAGGCCGGCCAGGACGACAGGCTCAGCCAGAAATGTGGATTGTAGACCACGGTCGGCCGGCCGTTCGAAAAAAGCGGCTCGCGCTTCATGCGCCGGATGAGATCGAATTTGGCATAGATGCCGGTGGCGTAATGGCCCTCCTCGACCAGATGCTCCTCAAGCAGCCTTTTCTCGATCTTGCCGCCGGACATCAGCACGAAGTCGAACTGGCCGATATCCTTCTGGAAGCCGCTGGCGCGATCCCCGGCGCCGTGCCGCGTCCAGATGAAGCGCGGCTTCTTCAGGAAGCGTTTCAGCAGCAAGGTCGTGCGTTCCGGGACGACCAAGGCGTCGAAGCCGCTGAAATAGCGCAGGTTGCAAAAGAGGGAGAGGAGCTTGGGCGCGATGCCCTGGCCCCAGCGCGGGATGCTGTCGCGGACCCAACGCGGCAGGCTCAGCATCTCGAAAATGGGTCGGGCGTCCGGATAATATTGGCGGGCGAGCTTCTTCACGAAGGCGAGGTGGGCGGGAGTCGCCGCGGCGATATGGACTTCCGCGTCCTTGTGACGGCGCGAGAGTTCCAGCGCGATCGGCAGCGCATGAAAGGTCTGATGCGCCTGCGCGATGAAGGGAAAACAGATCTTCATCAGGCATGGCCTCCAGGCTTGCAGGCGTTACGGACCAATCATGGAACGACGGTTCCGAGGTCGGGTTCCATCCCTTTCCGTTGATAATGGAGTTAAATTATTTCCAATTTCGCGTGTCGAACCAGGTGCATTCGAGATCGGGTTTGGCCTGATGGAGCCGCTCGAATTCCGCTTGGGGTGCGAAACGCGCACACTGCAATAATTTGAGCCTTGAGAGGGTTGCCAGTGAAGAAAGGTCTTTATCCTGAAGCCGGACGGAGGTGAGGAAGAGGCCTTGCAGGGATCTGAGGCCGGCAATTGGTTTCAAACTGTGTAGCGTCAGCGGGATCCACATGCTGCCCTCCACGCCCAAGGCTTCAAGTTGATGGGCATCATTGAGCCAGGCCAAAGTTGAGATATGCTTCGCATTCTCGATGAACAAACGCTTCAAGGCCGGCATAAGAAGCAGGGGGCTGAAATCCGTGACGTTACGCGCACTATCAATTCTTAGGTGCCGCAGGCGTGTCAGATTGCCTAAGCAGTCAATGTTCGCTGCTGTAACCGGACCGTTGAGATCCAGACGCTCCAGTTGTTTCAGGGTGCAGATTTCCTCGAGGAACGGCTGATCCACCGACCGGGCGACGAGGTAGCGGATGGTCCGGCACTCACCGATTCCGCGATAGGAGGTTTTGCTTCGCGACAGGCCGGCGACCTCGGCGCAAGAGGCTATCTCATCCGGCCGCTGCACGAATTTATGGTTCCAGCCCGCTTGCTCCCATTCATCGATCCCGCGAAGCTGTTCGGCAAGTGTATAGTGTCTGCCGCCTCCGGCAAATGGCGATGCACTTCTCATTGGAAGGATGATAATGACGTGAAGTTAACAAAAGAAGGCGGCCCCTAGGGAACCGCCTTCTTTCAAAGCCTGGATCCCGGATCAAGTCCGGGATGACTCCGATGCGCCGCAAGGCGCCTCGGATCACTTGAGCTCGACGGTGCCGCCTGCTTCCTCGATCTGCTTCTTGATCTTTTCGGCTTCGTCCTTGTTCACGCCTTCCTTGATCGGCTTCGGAGCGCCTTCGACGAGCGCCTTGGCTTCGCCGAGGCCGAGGCCGGTGATCGCGCGGACTTCCTTGATGACGTTGATCTTCTTGCCGCCGTCGCCGGTGAGGATCACGTCGAATTCGGTCTTCTCTTCAGCGGCCGGAGCAGCGGCGCCGCCGCCAGCCGGGCCAGCAACCGCGACAGCCGCGGCGGCCGAAACGCCCCACTTTTCTTCCAGCGCCTTCGCGAGGTCGGCGGCTTCGAGGACGGTCAGCTCGGAAAGCTGATCAACGAGAGCATTGATGTCTGCCATTTTAAGTCTCCAATGAGGGCGCGTCGGCCCCGTATGTTCAGTTCAACAAGAAAAAATCAGGCGTCTGCCTTGGCGGCGAAAGCGCCGAAGACACGCGCAAGCTGTGCGCCCGGCTCGTTGATGGTCCGCGCAATCTTGGTCGCCGGCGCCTGGATGAGGCCGATGATCGTTGCACGCAGTTCATCGAGAGACGGAAGCTCGGCGAGCGCCTTCACTCCGTTGACATCGAGGAGCGTATCGCCCATCGCACCGCCCACGATTTCGAACCTGTCGGTCGTCTTCGCGAAGTCGACGACCACCTTGGCGGCCGCGACGGGATCGGTGGAGGTGGCGAGCGCCGTCGGACCCGTCAGCATGTCGCTGATGGGTGCGTAGGTCGTGCCCTCTACGGCAATCAGAGCGAGCGTATTCTTGGACACCTTAAAGCTGGCGCCGGCTTCACGCATCCGGTTCCTGAGGGTGGTCGATTGCGCCACCGTCAGGCCGAGATTGCGGGTGATGACCACGACCGCGCTCTCGTTGAACGTCTGCTTCAGCTGTGCGACCTGCTCGGCTTTTTGAGCGCGATCCATGCCTTACACTCCATTACGCACGGCGGACCATCCGCCGCGCGGGTACTTATGTCCGAGGGGTAGGGCTGACGGCCTGATCGTTCAGGCAGACACCGATGCGGCTGAGCCGTTCGGCTTGAAACTCTTCCCCGTCTAGGCTGGACATTAAGGAGGCCAAATCACCTCCACCAACTGTCTCGGACGGCTGCCCGGCGGGAAAGCCCACCCGGCAAGCCCGCGCCTCTACCGCAATCTCCCGCAAAGTCAACCGCCAAGCCGCGCCGGGCGCCGAGCGGTGCCGAGAGCGGGCATGGGTGCAGCTTGAATATGCGCCCTTGAAAGCATTGGCCGCATCCGGGAAATCATGTGCTCGCCTCCGTAGAGACTTGGTGCCTAGCCACCGCCCGGTGCCTTGGACCCCATCGGCCGCATATCGGGAGAGGGGCGATCATCTTGGCCACGATTCCAATCGATGCGATAAAGATCAAACCGGCGGTCTGAAAGGTTGCGAACGGTGCCTTCCGCACGTGCCCAGGTGAGATCGGCGAGATTCACGTCAGCGATCGTCAGCGTTTCGATATTCTCGCTTGCTTCCGCCGCGATACCGTCGCGGGCGAACGGGAAATCGCAGGGCGTGAGGATGCA containing:
- the rplL gene encoding 50S ribosomal protein L7/L12; this encodes MADINALVDQLSELTVLEAADLAKALEEKWGVSAAAAVAVAGPAGGGAAAPAAEEKTEFDVILTGDGGKKINVIKEVRAITGLGLGEAKALVEGAPKPIKEGVNKDEAEKIKKQIEEAGGTVELK
- the rplJ gene encoding 50S ribosomal protein L10 — its product is MDRAQKAEQVAQLKQTFNESAVVVITRNLGLTVAQSTTLRNRMREAGASFKVSKNTLALIAVEGTTYAPISDMLTGPTALATSTDPVAAAKVVVDFAKTTDRFEIVGGAMGDTLLDVNGVKALAELPSLDELRATIIGLIQAPATKIARTINEPGAQLARVFGAFAAKADA
- a CDS encoding MerR family DNA-binding protein; protein product: MTIGQAAQAAGLPVKTVRYYADIGLVVPEGRAASGYRIYGTVEVGRLAFVRRARAFGFSVEECGELLGLYQDPGRASAEVKRLALTHLRTIDARLGELQRLRDELQLLADACAGDAGADCPILGAIAAG
- a CDS encoding leucine-rich repeat domain-containing protein, with amino-acid sequence MRSASPFAGGGRHYTLAEQLRGIDEWEQAGWNHKFVQRPDEIASCAEVAGLSRSKTSYRGIGECRTIRYLVARSVDQPFLEEICTLKQLERLDLNGPVTAANIDCLGNLTRLRHLRIDSARNVTDFSPLLLMPALKRLFIENAKHISTLAWLNDAHQLEALGVEGSMWIPLTLHSLKPIAGLRSLQGLFLTSVRLQDKDLSSLATLSRLKLLQCARFAPQAEFERLHQAKPDLECTWFDTRNWK
- the rpoB gene encoding DNA-directed RNA polymerase subunit beta, producing MATKAAPAAETRVSASKRIRKIFGNIHEVSEMPNLIEVQRDSYEQFLRSRPQDGYVSGLEKTLRSVFPIRDFAGTAELDFVHYELEEPKYDTDECRQRGMTYAAPMRVTLRLIVFEVDPDTETRSVLDIKEQDVYMGDMPLMTKNGTFIVNGTERVIVSQMHRSPGVLFDHDRGKTHASGKYLFAARVIPYRGSWLDFEFDAKDIVNVRIDRKRKLPVTALLHALGLTSEEILNTFYNRVTFVRGKDGWQIPFVAEQWRGQKPAFDIVNAETGEVVFPAGQKITPRAANKAGKDGLTSLVIPTEEIFGRYSAYDLINEKTGEIYIEAGDEVSPENLEKLDKAGIDRLELLDIDHTNTGAWMRNTLKADKSEDRDSALSDIYRVMRPGEPPTKETAEALFAGLFFDPERYDLSAVGRVKLNMRLGLDAEDTITTLRTEDIVAVVKELVNLKDGKGEIDDIDNLGNRRVRSVGELLENQYRVGLLRMERAVKERMSSVDVSTVMPNDLINAKPAVAAVREFFGSSQLSQFMDQTNPLSEVTHKRRVSALGPGGLTRERAGFEVRDVHVTHYGRICPIETPEGPNIGLINSLASFSRVNKYGFIETPYRKVIDNKVTNEVVYLSAMEEAKHTIAQANADLDAEGRFTEDLVSARQAGEFLMVPRDHITLMDVSPKQLVSVAASLIPFLENDDANRALMGSNMQRQAVPLVRAEAPFVGTGMEETVARDSGAAIAAKRGGIVDQVDASRIVIRATGEVEAGKSGVDIYTLMKFQRSNQSTCINQRPLVKVGDVVNAGDVIADGPSTELGELALGRNVLVAFMPWNGYNYEDSILISERIVKDDVFTSIHIEEFEVMARDTKLGPEDITRDIPNVGEEALRNLDEAGIVYIGAEVEPGDILVGKITPKGESPMTPEEKLLRAIFGEKASDVRDTSLRLPPGVAGTIVDVRVFNRHGIDIDDRTRAIQAEEKDRLRKDAEDERSILRRATYSRLKDMLLGQTAAAAPKGIKKGSAIDQDLLDSVERHEWWKFAVADDKVQGDLEAVRTQFDEAEGVIKRRLEDRIEKLERGDELPPGVLKMVKVFVAVKRKLQPGDKMAGRHGNKGVISRILPIEDMPFLEDGTHADIVLNPLGVPSRMNVGQIFETHLGWAARGLGRQIAGMLEDIHHKGKDIASGDVTAVRAKLKDIYGDHYHAEIDARDEDEVMELASNLVNGVPMGTPVFDGAKEADVSAMLAKAGLDESGQVTLYDGRTGEAFDRKVTVGYIYMLKLHHLVDDKIHARSIGPYSLVTQQPLGGKAQFGGQRFGEMEVWALQAYGAAYTLQEMLTVKSDDVIGRTKVYEAIVKGDDTFEAGIPESFNVLVKEMRSLGLNVELNSLADDDDLAEAAE
- a CDS encoding DUF4396 domain-containing protein is translated as MAAESRSNLMAHAAALPDFHWHCRHTWRRASVNTAWCLTGCAAGDFGTIAFFQLTGIAWPTMAIMILATLNGILASIALETAILSRQMALRTAFKTAIGMSLISMIAMEAAMNGVDWLLTGGAMLTWWVLPIMLLAGFLAPLPYNYWRLKALGRACH